One Luteibacter aegosomaticola genomic window carries:
- a CDS encoding primosomal protein N' — protein MTSVLRVALPVPLLTLFDYLPPLAGVAGAGSRVRVPFGRGEMVGIVIDPAAEAAVGAKRLKRASEVLDEAPLLDAELLATLAWAADYWAGAPGEAVTNALPLALREPKPLPPTGREVWALTQQGRAARDARSRKGGSAALLDALYDGPRAADELGFALPDWRAAARRLIEAGLVEKLELKEGALPATPAPGPALSEEQAAAVAAMAEGLGRFQPYLLDGVTGSGKTEVYLALIEKALAEGRQTLLLVPEIGLAPQTVRRLRERLGIAIEVLHSNLAEGDRARAWLRARDGSARVVIGTRSAVFTPLPNAGLIIVDEEHDPSYKQQEGFRYHARDLALVRARALGVPVVLGSATPSLESLANVDAGRYKRLVLRGRPGASQPTRVQIVDMRAQRLDHGLSPTLVNAVAACVGRGEQALVFRNRRGYAPILLCYDCGWHADCPRCERPMTLHAGRRRLICHHCDNTEAQPTACPACGSANLSPQGQGTERLEEALAERFPDVPVVRIDRETTRRREAFGEILDGLREDKPAILVGTQMLAKGHDLPNLTLVAIVGVDEGLHSIDFRASERLAQLVVQVAGRAGRAARPGSVLLQTHHPDHAMLHGLLRGGYATVAAELLTERRLLELPPFSHQVLLRADAHGRAEVDAFLHEAHLAIGEPGDLRLAGPMPAPMPLRAGRHRGQLLVEASTRARLHAFLRPWQHALTGLPSARKVRWSLDVDPIDLY, from the coding sequence ATGACATCCGTTCTTCGCGTCGCCCTACCGGTTCCCCTGCTCACCCTTTTCGACTATCTGCCGCCCCTGGCAGGCGTCGCCGGGGCGGGTTCGCGCGTGCGCGTGCCATTTGGTCGCGGGGAGATGGTCGGGATCGTGATCGACCCGGCCGCCGAGGCGGCCGTCGGCGCCAAGCGGCTGAAGCGGGCCAGCGAGGTGCTCGATGAAGCCCCCCTGCTCGACGCCGAGTTGCTGGCGACCCTGGCCTGGGCAGCCGACTACTGGGCCGGTGCGCCGGGCGAAGCCGTGACGAACGCCCTGCCCCTGGCGCTGCGCGAGCCCAAGCCCTTGCCGCCTACCGGGCGCGAGGTGTGGGCACTCACCCAGCAGGGCCGTGCGGCGCGCGATGCGCGCAGTCGCAAGGGTGGTTCGGCGGCACTGCTCGATGCGCTTTATGACGGCCCGCGCGCCGCCGACGAACTGGGGTTCGCTCTGCCCGACTGGCGCGCCGCCGCGCGAAGGCTGATCGAAGCCGGGCTCGTTGAGAAGCTCGAGCTGAAGGAAGGCGCGTTGCCCGCCACGCCCGCGCCTGGCCCCGCGCTAAGCGAGGAACAGGCTGCCGCGGTGGCCGCCATGGCCGAAGGCCTGGGCCGATTCCAGCCTTACCTGCTGGATGGCGTCACGGGTAGCGGCAAGACCGAGGTCTACCTCGCGCTGATCGAAAAGGCGCTGGCCGAAGGGCGGCAAACGCTTCTGCTCGTGCCTGAGATCGGCCTGGCGCCACAGACCGTGCGCCGCTTGCGCGAACGGCTGGGCATCGCCATCGAAGTGCTGCACTCCAACCTGGCCGAGGGCGACCGCGCCCGGGCCTGGCTGCGCGCCCGCGATGGCAGCGCCCGGGTCGTCATCGGTACGCGCTCGGCGGTGTTCACCCCACTGCCCAACGCCGGGCTGATCATCGTCGACGAAGAGCACGACCCCTCATATAAGCAGCAGGAAGGCTTCCGCTACCACGCCCGCGACCTCGCCCTGGTGCGCGCCCGCGCGTTAGGTGTGCCCGTGGTGCTGGGCTCGGCTACCCCGTCGCTGGAAAGCCTGGCCAACGTGGATGCCGGCCGTTACAAGCGGCTGGTGCTGCGTGGCCGCCCGGGCGCCTCGCAGCCGACGCGCGTGCAAATCGTGGATATGCGCGCGCAGCGCCTGGATCACGGCCTGTCGCCGACGCTCGTCAACGCCGTCGCCGCCTGCGTCGGTCGCGGCGAGCAAGCGCTCGTGTTCCGTAACCGCCGCGGCTACGCACCCATCCTGCTTTGTTACGACTGCGGCTGGCATGCCGATTGCCCGCGTTGCGAACGGCCGATGACGCTGCACGCCGGGCGCCGCCGGCTCATTTGCCACCACTGCGACAACACCGAAGCGCAGCCCACGGCCTGCCCGGCGTGTGGCTCCGCAAACCTCAGCCCGCAAGGCCAGGGCACCGAGCGGCTGGAAGAAGCGTTGGCCGAGCGCTTCCCCGACGTGCCGGTCGTACGCATCGACCGCGAAACCACCCGCCGCCGCGAAGCGTTCGGCGAGATCCTGGATGGCCTGCGCGAGGACAAACCGGCGATTCTTGTCGGTACGCAGATGCTGGCGAAGGGCCACGACCTGCCGAACCTCACCCTCGTCGCGATTGTCGGCGTGGACGAAGGGCTGCACAGCATCGATTTCCGTGCCAGCGAGCGGCTGGCCCAGCTCGTGGTCCAGGTGGCCGGCCGAGCGGGCCGTGCCGCGCGCCCGGGCAGCGTGCTGCTACAGACGCACCATCCCGACCACGCGATGCTGCATGGCCTGCTACGGGGCGGTTACGCGACCGTCGCCGCCGAGCTGCTGACCGAACGGCGGCTGCTCGAACTGCCGCCGTTTTCGCACCAGGTACTGCTGCGGGCGGACGCGCATGGCCGTGCCGAGGTGGATGCCTTCCTCCATGAAGCGCATCTCGCCATCGGTGAGCCCGGTGACCTGCGCCTGGCCGGCCCCATGCCCGCACCCATGCCCCTGCGTGCGGGCCGGCACCGTGGCCAGCTCCTTGTCGAGGCCTCCACCCGCGCGCGGCTCCACGCGTTCCTGCGGCCCTGGCAGCACGCCCTTACGGGCCTGCCATCGGCCCGCAAGGTCCGCTGGTCCCTTGATGTGGACCCCATCGACCTATATTGA
- a CDS encoding efflux transporter outer membrane subunit, whose product MARREPLRLLAGLLLSAGLGACSMAPTYKTPEVPVAPQFANTDSPWVEAKPADHLDRASWWSLYGDSRLDGLQGQLLKNNATLAAAYAHYEQAEAFTKQARAGLFPTFGLNGNATRNRESDTRPLRGATSPAWYNSYTIGGQLDYEVDLWGRVRDTVAAGTAEQAASAADLAGAQLSLQAQLADSYLQLNGQDRQIKVLNESIDAFTKALQLTQSRHEGGIASGLDVARAQTQLSSAKSQLTQAQAQRGLVLHAIAVLVGDSASTFTLETKDDAVKVPTIPLEVPSALLQRRPDVAAAERRTAAANARVGVARSAFFPQITLDGQGGWQSSAWGSIATAPNRFWALGPTVLLNVFDGGRRKAAVESAKAATDEAGAKYRDVVLNAFAQVEDNLTLLRDLGAALNDQRAAADAAQRSVDLSLDRYREGAVGYLDVVQAQTAELDARRSVIDLETRQLRASVALIRALGGGWQAPATT is encoded by the coding sequence ATGGCAAGGCGTGAACCCTTGCGGCTGCTGGCAGGCCTGCTGCTCTCGGCAGGCCTCGGGGCCTGCTCGATGGCCCCGACGTACAAGACGCCGGAAGTGCCGGTCGCGCCGCAGTTCGCCAACACCGATTCACCGTGGGTCGAAGCCAAGCCGGCCGATCATCTTGATCGGGCCAGCTGGTGGTCGCTCTATGGCGACTCGCGTCTTGATGGCCTGCAGGGCCAGTTGCTGAAGAACAACGCCACGCTCGCGGCCGCGTACGCGCACTACGAGCAGGCTGAAGCCTTCACCAAGCAGGCGCGTGCGGGGCTGTTCCCGACCTTCGGCCTGAATGGCAACGCCACGCGTAACCGCGAATCGGATACGCGTCCGCTGCGTGGTGCCACCTCGCCGGCCTGGTACAACTCGTACACCATCGGTGGTCAGCTCGATTACGAAGTGGACCTGTGGGGTCGCGTGCGTGACACCGTTGCGGCGGGTACGGCCGAACAGGCCGCCTCGGCGGCTGACCTCGCCGGTGCGCAGCTGAGCCTCCAGGCGCAGCTTGCCGACAGCTACCTGCAGCTCAACGGCCAGGATCGCCAGATCAAGGTGCTGAACGAGAGCATCGATGCTTTCACCAAGGCGTTGCAGCTCACGCAGTCGCGCCATGAAGGCGGTATCGCATCGGGCCTTGATGTGGCCCGCGCGCAGACGCAGCTCTCGAGCGCCAAGTCGCAGCTGACCCAGGCGCAGGCACAGCGTGGCCTCGTGCTGCACGCCATCGCCGTGCTCGTGGGCGATAGCGCTTCGACGTTCACGCTCGAAACGAAGGACGACGCCGTGAAGGTGCCGACCATTCCGCTCGAGGTGCCGTCCGCGCTGCTGCAGCGCCGCCCGGATGTCGCCGCCGCGGAACGCCGCACGGCTGCCGCCAACGCCCGTGTCGGCGTCGCACGCTCGGCGTTCTTCCCGCAGATCACGCTGGACGGGCAGGGCGGCTGGCAGAGTTCGGCGTGGGGCAGCATCGCCACCGCGCCGAACCGCTTCTGGGCGCTGGGCCCGACCGTGCTCCTGAACGTGTTTGACGGCGGTCGCCGCAAGGCCGCCGTGGAATCCGCGAAGGCCGCGACGGACGAAGCCGGTGCGAAGTACCGCGACGTCGTGCTGAATGCGTTCGCCCAGGTGGAAGACAACCTCACCCTGTTACGCGACCTCGGCGCTGCGTTGAACGACCAGCGCGCCGCGGCGGATGCCGCCCAGCGTTCGGTGGACCTGTCGCTCGATCGCTACCGCGAAGGCGCCGTCGGCTACCTCGACGTGGTGCAGGCCCAGACCGCCGAGCTCGACGCTCGCCGCAGCGTGATCGATCTGGAAACCCGCCAGCTCCGCGCCAGCGTGGCCCTCATCCGCGCCCTGGGCGGCGGCTGGCAGGCCCCCGCGACAACGTAA
- a CDS encoding serine hydrolase domain-containing protein codes for MMSTTRHALGRLALAASLATGATGALATEAPEAAQRHAIENGLRPKIDIAGQAPVRWNVYERMRRYRVPTMSVAVIKQGRIAWSATYRSDGTVSVPATRERFQAASLSKGVTGSLAATLADQHLIDLDAPIDTCLAPLKLPPGKQDVTHPVTLRNLLHHTAGATVNGFPGYPAGTPTATPEQVILGQPPSNTPAVTIESTPGSTYAYSGGGYTVAQLAIAHCTKQPFAELIQRVVLKPAGMDDSSFAQPLPPGIAHASGHTANGDVIPGGANTYPELAAAGLWTTAEDLARWLIAVRQGDRGEKAFFSKAAAALMLEPGLNHYGLGVFVSGDGLTRHFMHEGGNAGFKSKYVMYLDSGDGVVMLTDSDNGRWLNVEFTKAVADAFGWEGFAPRVVAKGELNKAAMEARVGRYAIDDEDYEGDRQITLAREGDAWFLVLPDTARTALVPTGANTFVAPDLGYAVSLDPSGGLTVGTLHARPL; via the coding sequence ATGATGAGCACTACCCGCCACGCGCTGGGCCGCCTCGCCTTGGCCGCGTCCCTGGCCACCGGTGCCACGGGTGCGTTGGCTACCGAGGCGCCCGAGGCAGCGCAACGCCATGCCATCGAGAACGGCTTGCGTCCGAAGATCGATATCGCCGGTCAGGCGCCGGTGCGCTGGAATGTCTACGAGCGCATGCGCAGGTACCGCGTTCCGACGATGAGCGTGGCGGTGATCAAGCAAGGGCGCATCGCGTGGTCGGCGACGTATCGAAGCGACGGGACGGTGAGCGTGCCTGCCACCCGAGAGCGGTTCCAGGCGGCGTCCTTGAGCAAGGGTGTGACAGGTAGCCTCGCTGCGACGCTGGCAGACCAGCACCTGATCGATCTGGATGCGCCGATCGACACGTGCCTCGCACCGCTCAAGCTGCCCCCGGGCAAACAGGATGTGACGCATCCGGTCACGCTGCGCAACCTACTTCACCATACCGCGGGTGCAACGGTGAACGGTTTTCCTGGGTATCCGGCCGGCACGCCCACCGCCACGCCCGAGCAGGTCATCCTGGGCCAGCCACCTTCCAATACACCCGCTGTCACCATCGAGTCCACGCCCGGCAGCACCTACGCTTACTCGGGCGGCGGTTATACCGTCGCGCAACTCGCGATCGCACACTGCACGAAGCAGCCGTTTGCCGAACTCATACAGCGAGTCGTGCTTAAACCTGCCGGGATGGACGACAGCAGCTTCGCCCAGCCACTGCCGCCCGGCATCGCCCATGCCTCGGGACATACCGCAAACGGCGATGTCATTCCCGGCGGCGCCAACACCTATCCCGAGCTGGCAGCGGCGGGCTTATGGACAACAGCCGAGGATCTGGCCCGGTGGCTTATCGCCGTACGCCAGGGCGATCGCGGCGAGAAGGCATTCTTCTCGAAAGCCGCCGCCGCCCTCATGCTCGAACCTGGATTAAATCACTACGGTTTAGGCGTTTTCGTCTCGGGCGACGGCCTTACGCGTCACTTCATGCACGAGGGCGGCAACGCCGGCTTCAAGAGCAAGTACGTGATGTACCTCGACAGCGGCGACGGCGTCGTCATGCTCACCGATAGCGACAACGGCCGCTGGCTCAATGTGGAGTTCACGAAAGCCGTGGCGGATGCATTTGGCTGGGAGGGTTTCGCGCCGCGCGTCGTGGCGAAAGGCGAGTTGAACAAAGCAGCCATGGAAGCACGTGTGGGCCGTTACGCCATCGACGACGAGGATTACGAAGGCGACCGCCAGATCACACTCGCGCGCGAAGGCGATGCCTGGTTTCTCGTTCTTCCCGATACAGCACGAACCGCCCTCGTGCCGACGGGTGCGAATACCTTCGTCGCGCCGGACCTCGGCTACGCGGTATCGCTTGATCCCTCGGGTGGCCTGACCGTGGGCACGCTACACGCGCGGCCCCTGTAG
- a CDS encoding DUF3667 domain-containing protein: protein MNELKPSPALLCANCETALQGEFCHECGQSIHSVLKPVSHMLEDAGDIFFHMDERIVHTVPPLYTKPGFLTLEYFAGRRVRYIAPFRLMFVFCLISFFFMHLAVNAVKFGNGEGGNSDTFGQMAKATTADEVHEIYRSEVRSMLTTQADPNTPGVVKTSLTAVQGMLRDAANRRLSELKAPPIAEPGSGGEDDIKLKHANVLNSEDLQFKVAWLPTAVNARLNEGLDRLKLNFVQASNPGPQQKEAIHRMFEGVFGVLPQTMFIMVPVFALMLKLFYVFRRRLYVEHLIVALHSHAFLFLSLMLLTLLGFARNALAPHLGFVGGVISLVEFAVWIWMPVYLLIMQKRVYRQGWGMTILKYWLIGSVYFWLLLFALTIAIVIGISH from the coding sequence ATGAACGAACTCAAGCCGTCGCCGGCCTTACTGTGCGCGAATTGCGAAACCGCGCTCCAGGGCGAGTTCTGCCACGAATGTGGCCAGTCGATCCACAGCGTGCTCAAGCCGGTATCGCACATGCTGGAGGACGCGGGCGACATCTTTTTCCATATGGACGAGCGCATCGTCCATACCGTGCCGCCGCTCTACACCAAGCCCGGCTTCCTCACCCTCGAATACTTCGCCGGCCGCCGGGTGCGTTATATCGCGCCGTTCCGGCTGATGTTCGTGTTCTGCCTGATCTCGTTCTTCTTCATGCACCTGGCCGTTAACGCGGTGAAGTTCGGCAACGGCGAGGGCGGCAATAGCGATACGTTTGGCCAGATGGCCAAGGCGACCACGGCGGACGAAGTGCACGAAATCTACCGGAGTGAGGTGCGCTCCATGCTCACCACACAGGCCGACCCGAATACGCCGGGGGTGGTCAAAACCAGCCTGACGGCAGTTCAGGGAATGCTACGCGACGCCGCCAACAGGCGCCTGAGCGAGCTGAAGGCCCCGCCGATCGCCGAGCCGGGAAGTGGCGGCGAGGATGACATCAAGCTCAAACACGCCAACGTCCTGAATTCCGAAGACCTCCAGTTCAAGGTCGCCTGGTTGCCCACCGCTGTGAACGCCCGGCTTAATGAGGGGCTGGATCGGTTGAAGCTCAACTTCGTCCAGGCCAGCAACCCCGGCCCACAGCAGAAGGAAGCGATCCACCGCATGTTCGAAGGCGTGTTCGGTGTGCTGCCGCAGACCATGTTCATCATGGTGCCGGTGTTCGCCCTGATGCTGAAGCTGTTTTACGTGTTCCGGCGTCGGCTGTACGTGGAGCATCTGATCGTTGCCCTGCACAGCCATGCCTTCCTGTTCCTGTCCCTCATGCTGCTGACCCTGCTGGGCTTCGCGCGCAACGCCCTTGCGCCGCACCTGGGGTTTGTCGGGGGCGTTATCAGCCTGGTCGAGTTCGCAGTGTGGATTTGGATGCCGGTCTATCTGCTGATCATGCAGAAGCGGGTGTACCGCCAGGGATGGGGAATGACTATCCTTAAGTATTGGTTGATAGGCAGCGTCTATTTCTGGCTTCTGCTTTTCGCGCTGACCATCGCCATCGTCATCGGTATTTCCCACTAA
- a CDS encoding MATE family efflux transporter encodes MPIDRARARREIGATTRLALPIIAAQLSSVGPNVVDAILAGHQGAHTQASVVTGVNIWVLAIVAGIGTMMAVPPTVAQLDGANRRGEIGAVFHQALYIALVLGIVLGVAVWHASPLMGLFHVVESMRADVTAFLHAIAFAAPALTVYFALRGLSDGLSMPRPSMYFSLGGTVVLAPLGYVLMYGKLGLPAMGARGSGIATATVLWLELIGFATYVFLHRNYRDLNLRQRMARPDWVQIRQLLHVGLPMAVTLLMEAGLFVAVALLIGRLGETVSAAHHVALNVAQVAFMIPLGVSMAITVRVGNAAGRRDAQGVRYAGLSGLLLVLFTQLFSSGIMVLLPTQIAQLYTSDAAVVATAAQLMLLAGVFQFADGIQVASNGALRGLKDTRVPMGLTMFAYWMVGMPVGWYLAFDRGLGARGMWMGLVAGLTVAAVLLFARFWRTSGRADWPADVGSDPLPFHT; translated from the coding sequence ATGCCTATCGACCGCGCCCGCGCCCGGCGCGAGATCGGCGCCACCACCCGGTTGGCCCTGCCGATCATCGCCGCGCAGCTTTCTTCCGTTGGCCCCAATGTGGTCGACGCGATCCTGGCTGGCCACCAGGGGGCCCATACCCAGGCCTCCGTGGTCACGGGCGTGAACATCTGGGTGCTGGCGATCGTGGCCGGTATCGGCACCATGATGGCGGTACCGCCTACGGTGGCCCAGCTGGATGGCGCGAACCGCCGCGGTGAGATCGGCGCGGTATTCCACCAGGCGCTTTATATCGCGCTGGTGCTGGGCATCGTACTGGGCGTGGCCGTGTGGCATGCCTCGCCGCTCATGGGGCTGTTCCATGTCGTGGAATCGATGCGGGCGGACGTTACGGCATTCCTGCATGCCATCGCCTTTGCCGCGCCTGCGCTTACGGTGTACTTCGCCTTGCGTGGTCTATCGGATGGGCTATCGATGCCGCGTCCCTCCATGTATTTCAGCCTCGGCGGCACCGTGGTGCTGGCGCCGCTGGGTTATGTGCTGATGTACGGCAAGCTCGGCCTGCCGGCGATGGGCGCGCGCGGCAGCGGTATCGCCACGGCTACGGTGCTGTGGCTCGAACTGATCGGCTTCGCTACCTACGTGTTCCTGCACCGTAACTATCGCGATCTCAACCTGCGCCAGCGCATGGCGCGGCCCGACTGGGTCCAGATCCGCCAGCTGCTGCACGTGGGCCTGCCCATGGCCGTGACCCTGCTGATGGAAGCAGGGCTGTTCGTCGCCGTGGCACTGCTGATTGGCCGGCTGGGCGAAACCGTCTCGGCTGCGCACCACGTGGCGCTCAACGTCGCGCAGGTCGCCTTCATGATCCCGCTCGGCGTCTCCATGGCGATCACCGTGCGGGTGGGCAACGCCGCCGGGCGCCGCGATGCGCAGGGCGTCCGCTATGCCGGCCTGTCGGGCCTCCTCCTTGTCCTTTTCACCCAGCTGTTTTCGTCCGGGATCATGGTGCTGCTGCCCACGCAGATTGCGCAGCTCTATACGAGCGACGCGGCGGTGGTGGCCACGGCCGCGCAGCTCATGCTGCTCGCGGGCGTCTTCCAGTTCGCCGATGGCATCCAGGTGGCCTCGAACGGCGCCCTGCGTGGGCTCAAGGACACCCGGGTGCCCATGGGGCTGACCATGTTCGCGTACTGGATGGTGGGCATGCCCGTGGGCTGGTACCTCGCCTTCGACCGGGGGCTGGGCGCACGCGGGATGTGGATGGGCCTGGTGGCCGGACTCACCGTCGCGGCGGTGCTCCTGTTCGCAAGGTTCTGGCGGACCAGCGGCCGCGCCGACTGGCCCGCCGACGTAGGTAGCGATCCCCTGCCATTCCACACGTGA
- the tal gene encoding transaldolase, which translates to MTSQLEQLRKLTKVVADTGDMSAMKTFKPEDATTNPSLLLKAAGIPEYAPYIDEAVKWAKEQSSDRSQQLIDAGDRLAVLVGREILKIVPGYVSTEVDARLSFDKEASIAKAKRLIGMYKDVGVDPKRVLIKLASTWEGIKAAEQLQKEGINCNMTLLFSFEQAQACAEAGAFLISPFVGRIFDWYVKNTDKKTYAPDEDPGVKSVRRIYDYYKTHGYKTIVMGASFRNIGQIQALAGCDRLTIAPDLLKQLDETDAPLSAALKDNGKKAEPPANKLTEAQFRWGHNEDAMATDKLAEGIRNFAKDQRKLEELLGAKL; encoded by the coding sequence GTGACCAGCCAACTCGAACAACTGCGCAAACTCACCAAGGTCGTCGCCGATACCGGCGACATGTCGGCCATGAAGACCTTCAAGCCGGAAGACGCGACCACCAACCCGTCCCTGCTGCTGAAGGCCGCTGGCATCCCCGAGTACGCCCCGTACATCGATGAGGCCGTTAAGTGGGCCAAGGAACAGAGCTCCGATCGCTCCCAGCAGCTGATCGACGCCGGCGACCGCCTGGCGGTGCTCGTGGGCCGCGAGATCCTGAAGATCGTCCCGGGCTACGTCTCGACCGAAGTGGATGCCCGCCTCTCGTTCGACAAGGAAGCCTCCATCGCCAAGGCCAAGCGCCTGATCGGCATGTACAAGGATGTCGGCGTCGACCCGAAGCGCGTGCTGATCAAGCTCGCCTCCACCTGGGAAGGCATCAAGGCCGCCGAGCAACTGCAGAAGGAAGGGATCAACTGCAACATGACCCTGCTCTTCAGCTTCGAACAGGCCCAGGCCTGCGCCGAAGCGGGTGCGTTCCTGATCTCGCCGTTCGTCGGCCGCATCTTCGACTGGTACGTCAAGAACACCGATAAGAAGACCTACGCACCGGACGAAGATCCGGGCGTGAAGTCGGTCCGCCGCATCTACGATTACTACAAGACCCACGGTTACAAGACGATCGTGATGGGTGCGAGCTTCCGTAACATCGGCCAGATCCAGGCCCTTGCCGGTTGCGACCGCCTGACCATCGCGCCGGATCTGCTGAAGCAGCTCGACGAAACCGATGCGCCGCTTTCCGCTGCCCTCAAGGACAACGGCAAGAAGGCCGAGCCGCCGGCGAACAAGCTCACCGAAGCCCAGTTCCGCTGGGGCCACAACGAAGACGCGATGGCTACCGACAAGCTCGCCGAAGGCATCCGCAACTTCGCCAAGGACCAGCGCAAGCTGGAAGAACTGCTGGGCGCGAAGCTCTAA
- a CDS encoding TylF/MycF family methyltransferase translates to MATIASTTRPQRWQDKLKPGALLRSALARRGSMQAHLGPEWHANLRTIHETRQMTAILLTDAAALQIMIAVRAAVRLGGAMAEAGVFKGGSARLICEVKGEATLRLFDVFETQQHASDVPATEVRNYFGTVHGTMGLVERILAPYPNVHFHPGWFPASTTGVPDERYSFVHLDMDLVSSTNAALDYFLPRMLAGGIVIGDDYYDPGVRQCFAEHCGQGGYTLMELPWGQVMVIKHL, encoded by the coding sequence ATGGCAACCATCGCATCGACCACGCGGCCGCAGCGCTGGCAGGACAAGCTGAAGCCGGGCGCCCTTCTACGCTCTGCCCTGGCCCGCCGCGGCTCCATGCAGGCCCATCTGGGCCCCGAGTGGCACGCGAACCTGCGCACGATCCACGAGACGCGGCAGATGACCGCCATCCTGCTAACGGATGCCGCGGCGTTGCAGATCATGATCGCCGTGCGTGCCGCCGTTCGGCTGGGCGGTGCGATGGCCGAAGCCGGGGTGTTCAAGGGAGGCAGCGCGCGGCTCATCTGCGAGGTGAAAGGTGAGGCCACGCTGCGCCTGTTCGATGTGTTCGAGACACAACAGCACGCGTCCGACGTGCCGGCGACCGAGGTTCGCAACTACTTCGGCACAGTGCACGGCACCATGGGCCTCGTCGAGCGCATCCTCGCGCCGTATCCGAACGTGCATTTCCACCCCGGCTGGTTTCCCGCATCGACCACCGGCGTGCCTGACGAGCGGTACAGCTTCGTCCATCTCGACATGGATCTTGTGTCCAGCACCAACGCGGCGCTCGATTACTTCCTGCCGCGCATGCTTGCCGGCGGCATCGTGATCGGTGACGACTACTACGACCCCGGCGTGCGGCAATGCTTCGCCGAGCACTGCGGCCAGGGCGGCTACACCCTCATGGAACTGCCCTGGGGCCAGGTGATGGTGATCAAGCACCTGTAG
- a CDS encoding coniferyl aldehyde dehydrogenase, protein METLLARQQAAQRREGTPPAAIRIDRLDRAIGLLVDHASDIADALNDDFGHRSRQGSLVSDVAASIEPLKHAKHHVKRWMRRDYRPVSPAPLALLGARAWVDYQPKGVVGVIAPWNFPFNLTFAPLAGILAAGNRAMIKPSEFTPRSSALMQRMVAAAFDETEVAVITGDQSAGEAFAALPFDHLLFTGATSVAKHVMRAAAEHLVPVTLELGGKSPAIIGRDADLDLAARRLLFGKTLNAGQICVAPDYALVPGDAVEAFVEALARNVAVMFPTLRGNPDYTSIINERHKARLEGYLDDAVAHGASVRALNPSNEALDGRRMAPTVVLGATDDMAVLREEIFGPILPIVPYGRLDDAIAYVNAHPRPLSLYYFGNGRADQEHVLANIVAGGVTLNDTVVHLTQDNLPFGGIGPSGMGAYHGYDGFKTFSHARAVYRQSRFDITAMLRPPYGKTIERLLSFKIRR, encoded by the coding sequence ATGGAGACTCTTCTCGCCCGCCAGCAAGCCGCCCAACGCCGTGAAGGCACGCCTCCGGCGGCCATCCGCATCGATCGCCTCGATCGCGCCATCGGTCTGCTGGTCGACCATGCCAGTGACATCGCCGATGCGCTGAACGACGACTTTGGCCATCGTTCCCGCCAGGGCTCCCTGGTCAGCGATGTAGCGGCTTCCATCGAGCCGCTGAAGCACGCGAAGCACCACGTAAAACGGTGGATGCGCCGCGATTACCGCCCGGTCTCGCCCGCGCCCCTGGCGCTCCTCGGCGCCCGCGCCTGGGTGGACTACCAGCCCAAGGGCGTCGTCGGTGTCATCGCACCGTGGAACTTCCCGTTCAATCTCACGTTCGCGCCACTTGCCGGCATTCTCGCCGCGGGCAATCGCGCGATGATCAAGCCGTCGGAATTCACGCCGCGCTCGTCGGCGCTCATGCAGCGCATGGTGGCGGCCGCGTTCGACGAGACGGAGGTCGCGGTCATCACGGGTGATCAGTCGGCGGGCGAAGCGTTCGCCGCGCTGCCATTCGATCATCTGTTGTTTACCGGGGCCACCTCGGTGGCGAAGCATGTCATGCGTGCGGCGGCGGAGCATCTTGTTCCCGTCACGCTTGAGCTGGGAGGGAAGTCACCCGCCATCATCGGCCGCGATGCGGATCTGGATCTCGCTGCGCGACGGTTGCTGTTCGGCAAGACGCTCAACGCCGGGCAAATCTGCGTGGCGCCCGATTACGCACTGGTGCCGGGCGATGCGGTCGAAGCCTTCGTCGAAGCACTCGCACGCAACGTCGCCGTGATGTTCCCGACGCTTCGCGGCAACCCCGATTACACGTCGATCATCAACGAACGCCATAAGGCTCGACTCGAAGGCTATCTCGATGACGCGGTTGCCCACGGCGCATCCGTTCGCGCGCTGAATCCGTCGAACGAAGCGCTGGATGGACGCCGCATGGCCCCGACGGTGGTGCTCGGAGCCACGGACGACATGGCCGTGCTACGCGAAGAAATCTTCGGGCCGATCCTGCCCATTGTGCCGTATGGCCGCCTCGACGATGCGATCGCCTACGTCAACGCACATCCGCGACCGCTCAGCCTGTACTACTTCGGCAATGGTCGCGCCGATCAGGAACACGTGCTGGCTAACATCGTAGCCGGCGGCGTCACGCTCAACGACACGGTCGTTCACCTCACCCAGGACAATCTCCCCTTCGGCGGCATCGGCCCTTCGGGTATGGGCGCGTACCACGGCTATGACGGCTTCAAAACCTTCAGTCATGCCCGCGCCGTCTACCGTCAGTCGCGTTTCGACATCACCGCTATGCTCCGTCCGCCGTACGGCAAGACGATCGAACGGCTGCTGTCCTTCAAGATCCGCCGCTAG